In the genome of Capricornis sumatraensis isolate serow.1 chromosome 4, serow.2, whole genome shotgun sequence, the window GGGCACTCCCACTAACCTCTGTTTTGAGTAGGCATCAAGGAAAACCTAATCCTTTAATTTTCCATACAGAGCTTCTCGCTCTCTGTGTTTTTAATACTTAGGTTttcttggggatttttttttttgaggtacaaTACAAAAACACTGAAATTTGCATTTTCACCATTTTTAAGTGGTTCGGGGGCAGACGCTCCATTCACATTGTTGCGCCGCCACCAGCAGCAGCTGTCTGCCCACCACCCCACGCTGACCTCTCTCCTCCGCACATAGAAGctccctgtcccctcctcccccagctcctggtgAGGACTCCACTCTGTGTCTCTGGGAATTTGCTTCACAGAAGTGAAATCACACACTATTTGttattttgtgactggcttccttcacttcctGATAGGAGTAATTTTGGAGCATAACGTCTTCGAGGTTCCTGCTTGTTGCAGCACCTGTCAGATTTCCTTCCCTTTAGAGGCTGAATGATCCCTGTGCACACACAGACCACAGGCTGTGGACCATTCAGGAGCCAAGGATGCTCCGGTTGTTTCCATCTTctggctactatgaataatgctgctctgcTAAATTCAGGTTTACTTCTTATTCTGAGCTAGTAACACATGAATATGATACAAAATGCAGAAGGGACCCAAAGAGGAAACACTGAAAGTGCATCTTCCTCCCACCTGATAGCCCTGCAGCCCCTTTCCAGAGAGGAACTGCTGTCTATAGTTCTCAGCGTGAAATTTATGCTGAAGAATTTTTAGAAGTTCTACTTGTGTtagagaaattatatatatatgtttttttctacttttcaccTGAAATTCCAGTCTCCTGAGAGAAACACTAGTAATATCTTTGCTGATCattctttcttgcttctttttatgCCCATGAGCATGCACGCATTCACATTTAAGATTTTACTGCAgacatctttcttttaaaaatactgtcttttctccttgagTTCCACAGCGTCCCCATCAAGGTAATGAATGCTAATAATCTCATGTGTATCTTTCCAAGCTTTCCTCCAGGTTTGCATAATCATACAGAACATTTTTACAAACAATCctgtcaaaaaatgggcagaagacttaaacagacatttctccaaaaaagacataatataaggccaacaagcacatgaaaggatgctcaacgtcactaatcattagagaaaggcaaatccaaaccacaaggATCAGAATGGCCAGCATCAAAACGTCTACAAATAATAATGTGGAGACAACATACACTCCTACACtcttgctgggaatgtaaactggtacaaccattatggagaacaggatGGATGCTCCTTACAAACTAAAGCTACCCCAATCCTGCAACCCCACTCTTggacatatattcagagaaaactggATATATGAAAAGGTACGTGCACCCTAATGTCCATAGgtgcactgtttataacagccaagcCAAttcactatttataatagccaagacaatgAAGGCAATCTAAACGGCCATGTAAGCGAAGTCAGGGAAGGAAATATCACCGATACTGCTTATAGGTGACAtcttagaaaacaaaagatacaaatgaacttttttacgaaacagaaatagacccacagacataaaGGAGTCGGGGagagatgaattgggaggttgggattaacatacacacacgaCTGAATACAAAATGATGACCGACAACGACTTCCTAAACAGcgcaaggaactctactcaatatttcgTGGTGTTCTACAGGGAGAGACAAACCTGAGAAAGActatatgtataaaaatgtatagctgaatcactggGCCATATACATGTCAAGACAGgtgtaacacaacattgtaactcaactGTATGTCGATAAGAAAAATGAGATAGAACATTTTTACTACACATACATGCTGTAGTCATTCAGTGTTAAAGGAGTGGCACCCTAGCATATATACAATTACATCGTGCCCTTCCTCATTTAATGACACACCATGGAAGACACACCTCATTTTTTTAATGGTGGCATCAGAGGTTGTGGCTTGGATGGAACATTCACCCTGGCTCTGTGCCCTTTAACCTTTGTTTCTTCTCTACCACCTACACACGCAGTGTTCGGATTCACAGGATATGTTAATAACCTCTGGCCTGGAAGCTGCTCCTATACACACATAATGTGGCTGCAGTACGCGGTCATTTAATTGAAACTGAAGTGACTGCAAACTCTGTAAACACAAAACTCAAACCCAAACTAAAAGTAGCTTCAACTCAAAACCTTCCCTTAGCTGGATCCTCAAAGTGCTCGTGGCCACCTCAACGCCACTGCACATGAGGCAAGTCAAAGGAGGACCAGACAGCAGTCTCATCGACTAACAAAACAGCTAATTTTTGCTGAATTTTCAAAAAATGTGATCACACAAACAGCTTGCTAGGGCTCCTTTTAGGGGAGAGGGCTCCGCATGGGGGAAGGGTCCTGAAGCACTAACTTCATGCAAACTGGGTACTACGCTTCTATTatcagctattttttaaaattaaaaaaaaaatttctttttcactgaagtatagttggtttaaaaTGTGCTAGTTCCTGGAGCATATCAAAGTGATTCCCATGTACACacctattctttcccattaaggTTTgttacaggatactgaatataattccctgtgccacCATCATTTATTTCTGATAACCTTTTAACACTAgacacaaatttttttaaaagtatgtaataAACATGCTTGTGTATGTAacaaggcttcctaggtggtgcagtggtaaacaatcttcctgccaagcaggagacgaaggtttgatccctaggtcagaaagatccccttggagaagaaatggcaacccactccagtattcttgtccaggaaacctcatggacagaggagcctggtgggctacagtccataacatGTATGTGATTAGGCAGCGTATACTTACAAATGGAGTACATTTCTAGTTGCTGTCTTAAACGAATCTTGCTTATTGTGTCATAGAAGTTGGGCTCTGACAGAGTTTCTGCTGGAGGTGGCAAACTGAATATcctcataattttccttttattcctaaAACACAGAAACGACGCAGAAAAGAGATTTGTATTCTCAGCTATATGACTGTAACACTCTTGTGATCGTAGTAACCAGAAGCTGCATTAAAAGCACATAAGCGGCCGTGAGCCCCTCTTCAGTTTTGTCCCCGTGAGATGCCACCTTGGCTCAAGTATTCTTTCTTTCACTGAAAGTAAGAAGTTGTACATGTATAGTCACACAGTTACAAGAAAGGAAGAGTAGTGACTGAATACACCCACTTCGTATACGACGTGTCTCTCCTCATCGCCACAAAAAATGCCCTATTGTTTAGAAAAATGCACAGACAAAAAAAGTacaatttttttccctccctgtcATGTCATGCAAATAAAGCTAATTTACTGGGGGTACTGAATAAACAGAATGTGAGCAGACCTTAATTCTGGGAAACaatgaataaaactattttttaaatagatagcGTGGCCTTAGTGGGGTCATCTAGTTAAAATGAACAAGAGCCTGTCTATGCTTTTAAaacagtggggtggggaggaggtggcagCTCTCTTTAGGGGACCACTGTCACCTACCAGTGGCCCTGGGGTGATCCGTGGGGACTCTTCTcgcccctccccccagcctgGAGTCCAGGCCAGCCGCTCAGGGTTCACGGGGCTGTGAAGGGCGAGCCTGCATGTCCCACGGGAAGGGTGAATCTGAACTATTTCCCAGGCCAGGCAGCAATTATTCTTGGATGACTAATTATCCCGGACTGTCTAATGCCTCTGACCTTGGTACAGGACGTCACAAAGCATGTGGCTATGAGCAGAAGCAACTCAATCTAACTACTGCTGTTCTTCCTCTTCAAAGCAACACCTCCCTCCCTTTTTGCTCACTGTTCTTAAAGGAGCCAGGAAGTGTGGAAAAGGACAGTCAAACTGTGCGACAGTGTCTGGAATGACAGCAGGAAGTATTTGTGGAGGATTTACACTAATGCGCCACTTCAGGGACACAAGGTTAAATAAAAGCCCCTGTTCTCGGGGGACTGAGTGTTTGCAGGATGGACAGACAAGAAATCAGACCATACAACATCATTCACTAAGTTCTGGGACACAGTCATGCGTAAGAAACAGAAGGGAAAGCTTGAAACGTGTGAGGATAGAAGTGCTGAACATGTAGGAGTTGGTGTTTGTGCATTTCAGGGACGTGGGCCAAAAATATGTGCTTGTCCAAGGGTGACAGTGAACTGGCTGAGTGATAACTCTGAGCTATATCAGAAGTGATAGAATGGGAGTACAGAGCAGCTGGCCTGGGAGCCAAGAGCTGCACTCACAGCCCGGCTCTTGGAGCAGCTGGGTTTTCCAAGCCAAGTCCTGGTGTCTGGTATTTGAGGACAGGGCCGAGGAGAGAGAGCTTTCATAGTAGGAACCAAAATGCTGGTGAAATCGTTTTTGTGCATTGAATTTAGATCAAACCAACCAACCTGCAAAACTTGTCAATACTCAGGATCTTCTCATCAACCCTGAGAACCTCAAGCCTTTACCTCTTGGCATACATGAAGAGCCCGAAGCTGACGAGGATCACCACCAGGTACACGTTGGTGGCTTCATTCCAGGCCTCGTGGACGCTGTAGTCCATGGCCCCATCGTCCCCCATCACTCCGTAGCCCCCAGGCATGGGCCTGTAAGACAGTAAAGGGGGCAGGTTGACGGTGTGACAGCCGGACAAAGGTGGGCAAACAGAGAGCCTACTGGCCAGCGGCAGCCCCTGCTTGTCTCCGTGTGGCCCAGGAGTCAAAAATGGTTTTACATTTCCAATAGATACATTTTAAACGGTTGAGAGAACTACCAGTATCTTTCACTTTTGCCTCACAGCCCTCAAAGCCTCAAATATATACAATCTGGCCTGTTaagatttataaaacagaaaacagcctcacagacttagaaaacaaacttatggttaccaaaggggaaaggggagggggtggggagggataaattaggagtttgggattgatacATATGCACCACTTATATAGCAAATAATCAACAAAGATCTACTGTGTAGCACTGGGAACTCTAATCAACACTGTAATAAACTATATTGGAAAACAACCTGAAAAACCAtggctatatgtacacatataactgagtcactctgctgcatacctgacactaacacaatattgtaaaccaccAATCATACCCCAATAtattaattaacaaaataaaaaattaagttaaaaaaaggcaagaaaaagttGACCAACCCTGATCTAGATCACTAAGGCACGGAATGCATTTCCCCTTATTTCTGACTTTGAAACATCACAGTTCCTACATAAAAGTTCAAActtggagattaaaaaaatatttctaaaaggaTATGGGTTGAAATATCGCTGCACATTTTCCAACCTGTAACTATTACCCGGGCAAATGCACCTGAATACTTAAGACACAGGCCCACACAGCTGGCTGGGATGCCAAGAGAACAGCACGGTGTTGGACTCGTGACAGTGGCTCTGATGAGAGGCGCTGCCCAGGACCATGCTCTTCCACAGGCCCCCGACGCACCTGGAAAACGAAAGTCTGCAGCTTTATCTGTGCAGCCTTGGCCTCCTGGCCAAACGTGGTTGAAAGAAGCTATCAAAAGTCACTTTTTGCTACTTACACAGCTGTGACTTCTATTCAAGGAAGTGCATTCTTTGGACATTCCCACAGAAAATAAGAGTGATAACAGCAAGCGTATCAAGTAGCGAGGGAAAGAGTCCCGGTTTCTCACTTGCCGTTGGGAAGTTCATTGAATTGTCCCTTAAGGAGAAAGTTCTTCCCTTGTGTTAAATCTCACCTAAGTAAGTATAAATGATCTAATATGTGGAAGAAATTCAGAAGTGTTGTTTTAGACACTCTGTCAAATGCAGAAAAACTGAACAAATGACAGGTGATAACTTACTGTAGTTTCTAGTGATAGTCATTTTCTAATACCAAGAAAAAGGGTATGTGGAATGTCTAAGACGTCATTTTGCAATTTTTTCTAGGCATCCTAAAATAGTGAAAGCATTGTAGAAATTCCTCCACTGAAATATCTGTCCTATGAGCCTCCAGAATGTTTCTTAATGTAGATTTGTCTCAGTTAACAAGTGTACATTAAGGGCAGAGTCTGTTTCCTTTCTTACAGTTTGCCTCTGCACAAAATGAAATTTCGCCAGGGTCTGCTCCCAGGTCAGCTGGCATGTTGGCCCCTTTCTTACACCTGAAATCTCTATCAGAGGTCTGGGGACAGACTGTATTCATTTATAATAAAGGGAGCATCACTGAACGGCCATTTAACTTAAATTCTAGACACTGAGAGCAAGAGTAATGTCTCTGAaacatctgtgtgtgtctgaTGAAAATAAAGATTGGTCTTAGGAAAATCAGTCAGAGactaataaaaacagaatttaaatgataaaattttatagCCGCAAGATCTAAACATTACTAAATCATTCAACATACACAGTTACTAGCTACTAAAGACtggtgatggatttttttttttttaagagagtgggaggtgcagggggattTTACGTTATTCAGTTTCGATTCTTATGCCTTAAAACCGAACTCCAGAGTTTCTCTGAACGTAACATTATTCATAGTAAGTAATCAACCTACCTTAAAAGGGAAAACTTTTGGAAGATCGGAGACTATAACTGTCTTTATGGGCAAGGAATCTAgaatttttttctagatttttgttgatgccaaaatgtaaaataacaatGACTGTTTCGGCTGTAAGAGATgactaaagagtctgcctgccaaagcaggggacatgggtttgatccctggtccgggcgGATCGCACATACCTCAGAGAAACTAAACCCTTGAGCCGgtgctttagagcccaggaaccacaactgctgagcccatttGCTGCAGCTacagagaagcccccacaatgagagGCCCGTGCACTTCAACTACAGAGTACCCACCCCCCGCCTCTGCTCGCCACAGCTAAAGAAGAGACTGCGCAACGaggacccagtacagccaaaaataaattaaattatttttaaaaaagagagagaggtgacTTTAGGTGTCTGATTTGAGATGCTGCGGAAGGCCTGGCATTACCATGCCGTCCCTGAGTGGGGTAGGTTTCAGGATTGGGAGTTAACAAGAAATTAGAGAAGGAACAAGGAACTACATATCTGTGGCTACTGAGACATTTTGTAGGTGCCCTTTATCTGACACAACTGTGAAAGGGTCTCCTACCTGTGTTCTAACACCTGACTGTTCTGAGCCAGGTTAATTTCTTGCTTCAGAGTTTCACAAAATTCTATTCCTGCACCCCTCAATAAATGGTGTGTTCCTACAGAGCTGTCTTCCTCCTGCTACAAATCTGCCAGTCTCGTTATATTTGGAGAAGGATTCTAAAGTACTGCTGACCACAAACGGTGAAATTTTACCAAGAGTTATACAACTTGATTGGTATGCAATGACACTATGCAGTAACACTACTGTTCCGGGGACATGCACTTGAGTTATTTTTAGTAGTGAAGTTGTGAAAGATTTGCACCAGGGGTAGGCCTGCCCTGCCCATTCCTCCATCATGACCAATGACATGACTCTGTAAGCCTGTCCAAAGTCACCATACAGACGATGGCTCCCTTGTGGCCTGAACTATGACtagccccctcccagctccccacaCGCTAACCAAGTGTACACACGCCACCTCCCTCTTGAGGACAAAATGCCCAGGGGCATTACAATGGTTCCTGCCTGGCAAATTGATAGATATTTCGGCAAGCTCACCGTGTGCTTGGATTGTCATGCAGGGCTTTTCTGAGAAAACAGAACCTTTCCCACATATTTTCCCTGTAAATCAATGCTTGATCAACTCCTTGCTGAAATAAATATCCAGAGATAAAGTTGGCAAAACGTGAACAACTAGGGATAGATTTCAGTTTGACAAACTTTTACGTAGAGAACTAAACCTCTTCTTGGGATCAAGTGACTGTatcataaactatatatatatatatatatatatatattttttttttttttcctcctctttgggGTTCCTGATACTacctctggtggtggtggtttgatcgctaagtcgtgtctgcccctttgcgaccccatggactggagtccaccaggctcctctgtccatggatttctccagacaagattggagtgggtggccacgccctccttcagggggatCTTCAATTTTGAAGATCCCTTGTCATCACGTCTTAAATGTTACCAATTTCGCCTCTCACTTAAGAGCTTTGTTATTTCGAAACGAATCCAGATGAGAATCACTTAAACAGTTCCACGAGTTGCTCACACAACActatccaccaccaccaccgactggatttttttctctccatcctcCGAAGCGCTCAAGGTTTGGGGCTGCCGGAGCGGAAGGGGACAAAGTCACGGGCCAACCGGCGGGCCGAGAAAGGGCAGTGGACATCTGAGGGCGCCCGTGCCGGGCAGCCCAGAGACTCGGTGACTCACCACCCGCGTGCTGGGCGCACTCGAGCTCCCACTTGGCCAGAGCCCCGGGGGTGACGGCGGCGGTGAGGGTGAGGGTTACACAACTCGCCCGGAGCCACCCCCCGGCGGGGGAGTCACGCACTTGCGCGCTCCCGGCCCGACCCAGACGCTCGAGGCGCGCTCTTCCCGGACAGCAGAGCGGGGGGCGGACGGGGAAGCCCCGTCGCGGGGCTCTGGGGCGCGGAGCCGGCGGCTCGCTCCGGCCGGGCGCGGGCAGCGGGCTCGGGGGcggcgcggcggggcggggcggggcggggcgcgcggcggggcggggcgcggggcgcggggccaCTCACGCGGCTCGCTCCGCCGGCGGCGCGCGGCCGGGCTGCTCCGCGGGGGCTCTTTGCGCCGCGCCGGCGGCCGGACGCGCGGACCCGGTTCCCGCGCGGACCGGACAGCGTCTGCTTCGTCACTTCCTGCCTGCCCGGCGGCTTCCGGAGGGAACGAGGAGCCAGGTCTTTCCCCCtcacccaccccgccccgccccgcaccCCTATCAGGGCGCGACCCGGGGAGACGCGGCGACGGCCCCGCGGCCGCCCTCGGGCGCGTGAGTGCGGCCGGGCTCCCCTCCCCGGCCTCGCGGCGCCAGCCCCTCCCCGCGGCCCCCGGGCTCGGTGGCCCGCGTCCGGCCGCCGCGGCCTGGAGTCCACCTGCGTCCGGCCGCGGTGCGCCCGAGCGCGCGGGGCGAAGGGACGGGGGCTCCCGGGAGCCGTGGCGCCGGCCCGGCGTGCGAGCAGGGCTTGTGCCTTGGCCGACCCGCCCGGGGTCGAGATTCAGCTTGGAAACGCGAAGATTTCtcgctccccgccccccccccccgaccagTTCGTGATG includes:
- the SMIM19 gene encoding small integral membrane protein 19 isoform X1 codes for the protein MPGGYGVMGDDGAMDYSVHEAWNEATNVYLVVILVSFGLFMYAKRNKRKIMRIFSLPPPAETLSEPNFYDTISKIRLRQQLEMYSISRKYDYQQPQNQADSVQLSLE
- the SMIM19 gene encoding small integral membrane protein 19 isoform X2, which produces MPGGYGVMGDDGAMDYSVHEAWNEATNVYLVVILVSFGLFMYAKRNKRKIMRIFSLPPPAETLSEPNFYDTISKIRLRQQLEMYSISLESLLP